A region of Reichenbachiella carrageenanivorans DNA encodes the following proteins:
- a CDS encoding Glu/Leu/Phe/Val dehydrogenase dimerization domain-containing protein, translating into MIEVNEPLKRDEVSLFSGIEEMNHEQVVFCHDKATGLKAIIAIHNTVLGPAMGGTRMWHYTSDQEALTDVLRLSRGMTLKNAIAGLNIGGGKAVLIGDARKLKNEALMRRFGKFVNSLGGKYWTAEDVNMSTKDMEYVRMETPYVTGLPDFMGGSGDPSPVTAYGVYMGMKAAAKKAYGSEKLEGKKILVQGTGNVGTYLIENLIKENAQVMISDIFEDKIKKVTDRFPVEVVAADQVFDSAFDIYAPCALGGTLNDENITKLNCDIIAGGANNQLLDENIHGKALVNKGILYAPDFLINGGGITNVYYEYEGNYNRDRVMSQTERIFDTTLEVFDRCTQTGVTPQAAAIQIAENRIAAIGNNKLPL; encoded by the coding sequence ATGATAGAAGTGAACGAACCACTGAAAAGAGACGAAGTGTCATTGTTTTCAGGAATAGAAGAAATGAACCACGAGCAGGTAGTTTTTTGTCATGACAAAGCTACAGGACTAAAGGCCATCATAGCCATTCACAACACGGTGCTGGGGCCAGCCATGGGCGGCACCAGAATGTGGCATTATACTTCTGATCAAGAAGCCCTGACAGATGTCTTAAGATTGTCTAGAGGCATGACCTTGAAAAACGCAATCGCTGGTTTGAATATTGGGGGAGGTAAAGCCGTCTTGATCGGCGATGCTCGAAAGTTAAAAAACGAAGCCTTGATGAGACGCTTCGGTAAATTTGTAAACAGCCTTGGTGGTAAATACTGGACCGCCGAAGACGTAAACATGAGTACCAAAGACATGGAGTACGTACGCATGGAAACCCCATACGTGACTGGCTTACCCGATTTTATGGGCGGGTCTGGCGACCCTTCTCCTGTAACTGCCTATGGTGTATACATGGGAATGAAAGCAGCCGCTAAAAAAGCATACGGTTCGGAGAAACTCGAAGGCAAAAAAATATTGGTGCAAGGCACTGGCAATGTGGGCACCTATCTGATAGAAAATCTGATCAAAGAAAATGCTCAGGTGATGATCTCAGATATCTTTGAAGACAAAATTAAAAAAGTAACCGACCGCTTCCCTGTGGAAGTAGTAGCAGCAGATCAGGTCTTTGATTCGGCTTTCGATATCTACGCACCCTGCGCACTTGGCGGCACTTTGAATGACGAAAATATTACCAAGCTCAACTGCGACATTATAGCAGGTGGAGCTAATAACCAATTGCTCGATGAAAATATTCACGGCAAAGCCCTAGTAAATAAAGGCATATTGTACGCCCCAGACTTCCTAATCAATGGCGGTGGCATTACCAATGTGTACTACGAATACGAAGGCAATTACAATAGAGACAGAGTGATGAGCCAGACCGAGCGTATCTTCGACACTACCCTTGAGGTATTTGATAGATGCACACAGACAGGCGTAACACCGCAGGCAGCTGCTATCCAAATTGCTGAAAACAGAATCGCAGCGATTGGAAATAA